The stretch of DNA TATCTCACCAAAATATCCGTGATCAAATCGGTAACCACAAACTGGATTTCAGGGGACGTGGGTACTTCAGCTACGCTGTTTTCAAGAACAAGGCCTCCGAGGCGGAACTTGGATTTTGACGGGTTCGCCTCGTACTTTTGGAGGGCATCTGTAGGGGTGACGTAGAAGACCAGCTGATCTTGGAATTGATTGATGACAATGATAATGAAGCCCGCAATGCAGCTGAATGTTATGGCGTAGGTCCAGAGACGGCGGGTCTGGAGCTGACGTGCGCGAGCCCCGATGTCGGGTTTTTTGAGTCGGGTCGGACGGATCGGACCGGTGGAGAGAAAACGGAGACTGAAATCGAGGCGTTTCGGGTGGTTTACCAATGGAGAGAGGTGAGAATTGAAGAAGTAAGGTATGAGAGAGTGAGATTTGGGGATAAGGACGGTGGAGGCGGCGGCAGTTGCCAAGTTGCGACCAAGGTGGCGGCGGAGGAGGTGGGAGGCGCATCTGCCGGCCATATTTGGTAGAGAAATGCTCTACTTTTCCCAGGGTTTTAAGAATTAAACTTGATTTTATAGGTAAACTATTATTTAAttcatattattaaaaattagtgaaaaaataaatagacatttaaaataaataataatataattattaaatctATTTTtcgttaattttaaaaaaaaattaaatacaacgtatgtcgattaattttttgttaataatcactgtcatatatcaaaattttagattttgttAACATATGGTAATGATATGATGTTTATcgtgtttagtgtattgatgtTCACCAatcttaatatatatttaattctttaatttttgagaagctatatattattatttttaatattagataaaaaatatttttaaatcaaattcaataaaattaattagaaataatttttaaaaaaattaaataattccaTTTAAATCCACGttcacaaacaattttgtgacatgacACGTATGTGAAATATTTGAATGACAACgataattgtttcatcaatatctttatccgaatgagttatgattttatctacaaaatatcttcataatatacacaaCAGCCTATTATTcttagagtgggtctcatgtgagaccgtctcacagatcttaatctgtgagacgggtcaaccctatccatattcacaataaaaagtaatactcttagcataaaaagtaatacatttcaatgaataacccaaataagagatacgtctcacaaatatgaccgtgagaccgtttcacacaagtttttgtcttattcctaaaaaataaaatatacgatcataaataaattatgaataAACCAAAAAAGTTATTTTATCAACATTTGCTTTGTATATTCCAAAACAATGCCGATAAATTTTATAATGTATCTCTTAATAAGAAGCGCACTTTATTTAGAATTGGTTTAATCATTTCCATTACGGGACATTTTATACTATCATGTATCTGTGAACTTTGTAATACAGAAGAAAATTAGCACATTAGTAAATATGTAATAATTAGAATTTTGTACAAatagaagaataatatttttttttacttctcgatcatgaaagtgggatttcaaacttaatatcttgttgtttccatatgtaggtagttcataacaatgaacaaatttaattttaaacgaACATTACATCTTGGAAGGATTCAACCACTATATATTGCTGAAAAGATGAgtcatttcagaattcaattcTGATGTTGATAAATTTAGTgagataaatataataaaatcggtttttaatataatatgcaatattgcattatttataatttaaaattcaaataagacatcccaagggacaaaaattatacattgaATGTTTTTGGAAGAATTATATCATACTTTAACTCTTTGAAATTATAGAAATCTCGAATTGCATGCATTGAGTGTCaacatttctgattattgaggataatatacatgtttattgagagaaatttaatgtccatttgaaactctttttatctatctcttttaattttcttgggatctcttatttgaatgtttaagaagacaattcaagatataaaatattcatatgattttggaagaaaactacaatacattaattctttcaaattaaggtaatctcgaaataatatgcatttgggataaaaaaaattatgattattaaatgataatttaAGGTCCATTGCAAAAACTTGTTGTAGTAATAACTTTTAATactcaaccaattttatttttagaaaaattaaattaattaattaaatattgtatttcttttATAGTAAGTAATTTGGAtagaaaattacttaaaatagcaaaatgtatttttgaaataatttacaTCATAAGTGATACTGAACATTACAATCatctatattttaaatttatttatacagtttttaattaaattgattaatataatcaatgcaaaaattttaataaagtttatgttttcaatagagtttagtttcagtttgaataaaaaaaacatataatacataaattaaatttgaatttatataaaattaattaaattcaaaattgaattaaatgaattgatataatcaatgcaagtAATAATTTAAGTGATCATTTATTATAGTACACATAtatcaatattcatgatatatttttttagaaatttcattttgactgaaaattattatttttgcaaAAACTCTTCATGTGTGTCAGTGTGTgtataatacatatatatatatatatatatatgtgtgtgtgtgtgtgtgtagttTATGTTTTCAATAGAGATTAGtttcaatttaaatttaaaaaataaaaaacatataatacataaattatatttgaattaatataaaaataaattaaattcaaatttgaactaaatgaaatgatataatcaatgcaaaaaataattgaagttaTCATTTATTGTATTacacatatttcaatattcatgatatatcTTTCCTTTTTAAGAAATGAcattttgattatatatatatatatatatatatatatatatatatatatatatatgtgtgtgtgatatgtctGATGGCTGGTCTTTTTGAAACATGATATATTATTTCAATAAAAAATTTGAGACAAACGgattattaataaattaacaaataaataatacaCGTAGGAATGTAAATGAAACAAATGATCAGTGAACTATTTGTAGTTCGgttgaataaaaaatttgtttgaGTTCGTTAATTAATCATATCAAGTCAAGTTCGAGCTCAgataatttaatcaaaccaaaCTCAAGACAAACGATATTCTTTTCGTGGGCTCGCAAACATGTTAGTTAATAGGCTCACGAACTCGAGCTCGATTtgtttaggtggctcgtaagcTCAAGCTTGgttcatttgttgagttgacaaataaaaaaattggtaTTAATCCCAATGGAATGAAttgaacaaatatatatatttaaattttaacaagctcgaatcATGCTCAAACTCGGGATCAATTTTATGTTttacgagctcgaaaacgagccgAACTCAAGTCAGACTTgtaaaacatgataaacgagTTATTAATAAACTAATCTCGAGCCCGACACGAGCTTTTAACAGGCCGAGATCGAGCTTTTCTGGAGCTAGTAATTTCAAGACAATTCGAGCTCGAGCCTCTATTAATCTTAAACGTGTCAAGCTCAAGGTCAATATTTGATTTGGATCACTTACCTCCTAAATGAACaattcaattaaaatataattttatttttaaactaaATCGTTTTTAAGTCCGGTTAGTATTGCAAAACtcaaataaatacacaattttattttgaaaattaacttattgatttaatttttaaaaaacttatatctatttaaaattttattacaaTAAATAAGTAGCATATTTTTTGTATTaccattaaatattaattaatacaaatatattgaataaattatataatcaaatatgatatatattttaatatatatacataaatataaatatatattaaaaaaattctccatctatattatatttaattcaaTACATCAATACATACATAGTCTATAtagttaaaaaataattttaaatgttgataaaaatataacaaaataaataCCTACCGCCAGAGTTTGGAGGTATTGTTTTCAAATGTCAAAGT from Primulina eburnea isolate SZY01 chromosome 6, ASM2296580v1, whole genome shotgun sequence encodes:
- the LOC140834153 gene encoding cytochrome c-type biogenesis protein CcmE homolog, mitochondrial; amino-acid sequence: MAGRCASHLLRRHLGRNLATAAASTVLIPKSHSLIPYFFNSHLSPLVNHPKRLDFSLRFLSTGPIRPTRLKKPDIGARARQLQTRRLWTYAITFSCIAGFIIIVINQFQDQLVFYVTPTDALQKYEANPSKSKFRLGGLVLENSVAEVPTSPEIQFVVTDLITDILVRYEGRLPDLFREGHSVVVEGFIRPVDEEARKKEDAIMENSSKLVILEKARNLACYFKATEVLAKHDEKYMPAEVAVALEKNKKKLKEEEEQKKREEALIGANGGDDKNA